One genomic window of Candidatus Zymogenaceae bacterium includes the following:
- a CDS encoding glycosyltransferase family 2 protein: MSPDAVSLSVVVPLFNEQDVIEKLYEEIARAVEPMKRTWEIVFINDGSTDDTLNRVLDVAGRDDRVVVVDLMGNFGQTAALSAGFDCARGDIIVAMDGDLQDDPSYIPRLVSKLEEGYDIVSGWRKKRKESFLIRRIPSMTANWMLKRISGIDIHDFGTTFKAYRASVVKNVKMYGDFHRFIPALAREMRVRVTEVEVAHHKREYGESKYGIGRTFVVFFDLFRLKFILDYLSKPLQVFGAGGLGLAVIGFILFLYVAFSKFYLGIPIEEKHGPLFITSIMFIVSGVNLFTTGLLGEMILRNLYESGDKKSYYIREIHGTSRESNNSKTLMKTR, translated from the coding sequence TGGTGGTGCCCCTGTTCAACGAACAGGACGTCATCGAGAAGCTGTACGAAGAAATCGCCCGTGCGGTGGAGCCGATGAAGCGAACCTGGGAGATTGTCTTCATCAACGACGGCAGCACCGACGACACCCTCAATCGCGTACTGGATGTGGCCGGACGGGATGATCGGGTGGTGGTGGTCGACCTGATGGGGAATTTCGGGCAGACTGCGGCCCTGTCCGCCGGGTTCGACTGCGCCCGTGGGGATATCATCGTCGCCATGGACGGCGACCTCCAGGACGATCCCTCCTACATCCCCCGCCTCGTGAGTAAGCTGGAGGAGGGGTACGACATCGTGTCGGGGTGGCGTAAAAAGAGGAAGGAGAGCTTTCTCATCCGGCGCATCCCATCGATGACCGCCAACTGGATGTTGAAGAGGATTTCCGGCATCGACATCCACGATTTCGGCACCACCTTCAAGGCGTACCGGGCGTCGGTGGTCAAGAACGTGAAGATGTACGGTGATTTTCACCGGTTCATTCCGGCCCTGGCCCGGGAGATGCGGGTTCGGGTGACCGAGGTGGAGGTCGCCCACCACAAACGGGAGTACGGCGAGTCGAAATACGGCATCGGCCGCACCTTTGTGGTCTTTTTCGATCTCTTTCGCCTGAAATTCATCCTCGACTATTTGAGCAAGCCCCTTCAGGTGTTCGGCGCCGGGGGACTGGGCCTGGCGGTGATCGGATTCATCCTGTTTCTCTATGTCGCCTTCAGCAAGTTTTACCTCGGCATTCCGATAGAAGAAAAACACGGCCCGCTCTTTATCACCTCTATCATGTTCATCGTGTCGGGCGTCAACCTGTTCACCACGGGGCTTTTGGGTGAGATGATCCTGAGGAACCTCTATGAGTCGGGCGATAAAAAGAGCTACTACATCAGGGAGATCCACGGCACGTCCCGGGAATCGAACAACTCAAAAACGCTTATGAAAACCAGATGA
- a CDS encoding flippase-like domain-containing protein: protein MKPGFRKIVFILRRYVLPTVTGLLFLYLLWRSVDVAESLRTFSGVRIGTACAAAGIYIVQYFFLAVRWRLLNRGRVGIGSCYAITAVHNMTNNVLPFRTGELAYPYLLKRHFNIGLGDSTATLFYARIFDLVAMVLFFIGSLAFVGRDVLQTIAESKGEILQFTLLVVLIGGVLLGMYVLLDRWANNQDTEKHEGLRGKVRGAFRSLTEGLARVEIVSISVKMFVSSLAIFLARYAFFMYALRAFGIDLVFGESVAASTLAILGAIFPLQGVGGYGTVETGWVLGLVLIGVEAPTALMAGFGVHTFRLVLSVLLAGSTYPILAHDGRKHRGADGPTETPVSQPAP from the coding sequence ATGAAACCGGGATTTCGAAAGATAGTATTCATTCTGCGCCGGTATGTTCTGCCGACGGTCACGGGCCTGTTGTTTCTCTATCTCCTGTGGCGGTCGGTGGATGTGGCCGAAAGCCTCAGGACATTCAGCGGCGTGCGTATCGGAACGGCATGCGCCGCCGCCGGGATTTACATCGTCCAGTATTTCTTCCTGGCGGTGCGCTGGCGGCTTTTGAACCGGGGCCGGGTCGGCATCGGGTCCTGCTACGCGATTACCGCGGTGCACAACATGACCAACAACGTGCTCCCCTTCCGCACCGGGGAGCTGGCCTATCCCTATCTCCTCAAGCGTCACTTCAACATCGGCCTGGGAGACTCGACGGCGACGCTCTTTTACGCGAGGATATTCGACCTGGTGGCGATGGTTCTGTTCTTTATCGGCTCTCTGGCGTTTGTCGGAAGAGACGTGCTCCAAACCATTGCGGAATCGAAGGGCGAGATCCTCCAGTTCACCCTGCTGGTGGTGCTGATCGGCGGGGTGCTCCTGGGGATGTACGTGCTCCTGGATCGATGGGCGAACAACCAGGACACGGAAAAGCACGAGGGCCTGCGGGGGAAGGTGCGGGGCGCCTTTCGGTCCCTCACCGAGGGGCTGGCGCGGGTCGAGATCGTCTCCATCTCCGTGAAGATGTTTGTCTCCAGCCTGGCCATCTTCCTGGCCCGGTACGCCTTTTTCATGTACGCGCTGCGGGCATTTGGCATCGACCTGGTGTTCGGAGAATCTGTGGCGGCCTCGACCCTGGCGATCCTGGGGGCGATCTTTCCGCTCCAGGGCGTGGGGGGATACGGCACCGTCGAGACCGGCTGGGTGCTGGGCCTGGTGCTCATCGGGGTGGAGGCGCCCACGGCCCTGATGGCCGGATTCGGCGTGCATACGTTCAGGCTTGTGCTCTCGGTCCTGCTGGCGGGGAGCACCTATCCCATCCTCGCACACGACGGGAGGAAACACCGGGGGGCGGACGGGCCGACGGAGACGCCCGTCTCCCAACCTGCCCCGTAA
- a CDS encoding ABC transporter ATP-binding protein, which produces MNAESATCIVNDPVLEVKNLAIAYKTRKMDVNAVRGVSFQVCRGETLGIVGESGCGKSTIAMGLVGFLGQNGRVKEGSILFQGENMVGRPAHELRELRGNQISMVFQDPTVALNPAIKLGTQLMEVLTQHHEISNQNAYKKCVEMLKRVQLPDAAQVMDRYPHQLSGGQQQRVVIAMALLNNPSLLIMDEPTTALDVTVEARVLDLVNDLKRDFDAGIIFISHNLGVVARVCDYIAVMYAGIMVEKGPVRKIFARPLHPYTRGLLNSVPKLGSTKLDSELIPIPGHVPAPGEIPEDACIFYPRCAYATDMCKESHPEYMEIDPDHIARCFYADKIYNEQHKKTKKLRKKRVLESCDDDNTDTPAKTFLQTRNMKVYYPYKSGSVRELFGAEERKYVKAVDDITVRVREGETLGIVGESGCGKSTLVKGIIGLEDVTGGGGDFLGFELDEPLKDRDLEFIREMQMVFQNPDQTLNPSYPVGYQIARPIRRFKTVPKSEIYTEVIRLLRSVRLEPYYYNRYPRQLSGGEKQRVGIARALASRPDLVILDEPLSALDVSVQASVINLLLDIQDQQGTTMIFIAHDLSVVRFLSDDVAVMYLGRIIERGPAEAIYAPPYHPYTEALLSAVPIPDPTVTQKRIRLTGNVPSAINPPKGCRFHTRCPRRDMLPDGGAICEKEDPPWRKTEGEGHYILCHIPLEELEKIEPIIHKASAD; this is translated from the coding sequence ATGAACGCCGAAAGCGCAACCTGTATCGTGAACGATCCGGTACTGGAAGTGAAAAATCTGGCCATCGCCTATAAAACAAGAAAGATGGACGTGAACGCCGTCCGCGGGGTTTCGTTTCAGGTGTGCCGGGGCGAAACCCTGGGCATCGTGGGGGAGTCAGGCTGCGGCAAAAGCACCATCGCCATGGGGCTGGTCGGTTTTCTGGGGCAGAACGGCCGGGTAAAAGAGGGGAGCATCCTCTTTCAGGGAGAAAACATGGTCGGCCGACCGGCACACGAGCTTCGCGAACTCCGTGGAAATCAGATTTCCATGGTGTTCCAGGACCCCACCGTGGCCCTGAACCCGGCGATCAAGCTGGGCACCCAGCTTATGGAGGTGCTCACCCAGCATCACGAAATATCAAATCAAAATGCGTATAAAAAGTGCGTTGAGATGCTCAAGCGTGTGCAGCTTCCCGATGCGGCCCAGGTGATGGATCGATACCCGCACCAGCTCTCGGGCGGCCAGCAGCAGCGCGTGGTCATCGCCATGGCGCTCTTGAACAATCCGTCTCTCTTGATCATGGACGAGCCGACGACGGCCCTGGACGTGACGGTGGAGGCGCGGGTCCTGGATCTTGTGAACGACCTGAAGCGGGACTTCGACGCGGGGATCATCTTCATCTCCCACAATCTGGGCGTTGTCGCCCGGGTGTGCGATTATATCGCCGTCATGTACGCCGGTATTATGGTGGAAAAGGGGCCGGTGCGGAAGATCTTCGCCCGCCCCCTGCACCCCTATACCAGGGGACTCTTAAACAGCGTGCCGAAGCTTGGAAGCACAAAGCTCGACTCCGAACTGATCCCCATCCCCGGGCACGTGCCCGCGCCGGGAGAAATACCGGAAGACGCGTGCATCTTTTATCCCCGGTGCGCCTACGCCACCGACATGTGTAAAGAAAGTCATCCCGAATACATGGAGATCGATCCGGATCACATCGCCCGCTGTTTTTACGCGGACAAGATCTACAACGAACAGCACAAAAAAACCAAAAAGCTTCGAAAAAAGCGGGTGCTGGAATCCTGCGATGACGACAACACCGACACGCCGGCCAAGACCTTCCTCCAGACAAGGAACATGAAGGTCTATTATCCCTACAAGTCGGGCAGCGTCCGGGAGCTCTTCGGCGCAGAGGAGCGGAAATACGTCAAGGCGGTGGATGACATCACCGTTCGGGTCCGCGAGGGCGAAACCCTAGGCATCGTGGGGGAGTCAGGCTGCGGCAAGAGCACGCTGGTGAAGGGCATCATCGGCCTTGAGGATGTGACCGGCGGCGGGGGGGACTTCTTGGGGTTCGAGCTGGATGAGCCCCTGAAAGATCGAGACCTTGAATTCATCAGGGAGATGCAGATGGTCTTTCAGAATCCCGATCAGACCCTCAACCCGTCATACCCGGTGGGATACCAGATCGCCCGTCCCATCCGCCGGTTCAAGACCGTTCCGAAGAGCGAGATATACACCGAGGTCATCAGGCTGCTTCGCTCGGTGCGCCTGGAGCCGTATTACTACAATCGGTACCCGAGGCAGCTCTCCGGAGGCGAAAAACAGCGGGTTGGCATCGCCCGGGCCCTGGCGTCCCGGCCGGACCTGGTGATCCTGGACGAGCCGCTGTCGGCCCTGGACGTGTCGGTGCAGGCGTCGGTGATAAACCTGCTTCTTGATATTCAGGACCAGCAGGGAACCACGATGATCTTCATCGCCCATGATCTCTCGGTGGTAAGATTTCTCTCCGACGACGTGGCGGTAATGTACCTGGGCCGGATTATCGAGCGGGGTCCCGCCGAGGCGATCTACGCACCGCCGTATCACCCCTACACCGAGGCGCTGCTCTCCGCCGTGCCCATCCCGGACCCGACGGTGACGCAAAAGAGAATTCGACTCACCGGGAACGTCCCCAGCGCCATCAACCCGCCGAAGGGCTGCCGGTTCCATACCCGATGTCCCCGAAGGGATATGCTGCCGGACGGAGGGGCCATCTGTGAAAAAGAGGACCCGCCCTGGCGCAAGACCGAAGGCGAGGGACACTATATCCTGTGCCACATCCCCCTGGAGGAATTGGAGAAAATCGAGCCGATCATCCACAAGGCGTCCGCCGATTGA
- a CDS encoding ABC transporter permease: MGLFIVLFWVFVAIFAPVLTPFTPTEQDWRFTNREPSLTPYAVKDYERLQKQLERNKAGEEIPSKYTDLAYISKVERNFEKTDYEYYLNRHPLGTDELGRDIWARLIYGAQVVLVILPLPENLPDWFPDWITWIPGGTALWGVFLSLLIGSALGLLAGYRGGWVDEFVMRILDAMMSIPLILLYLIIMAALGASAVNVVLAIAIVGTPGIARLVRSLALDIKTREYIRAAQTRGEKSAYVMFREILPNARGPIIIDAMLRVGYAIFAMGTLGFLGLGMPPPSPDWGSMVAKGRDFILAGSPWQSLWPALAIALLVVGLNLLADGIREESLKYQ, translated from the coding sequence ATGGGGCTCTTCATTGTCCTGTTCTGGGTATTCGTGGCGATATTCGCCCCGGTGCTGACCCCCTTTACGCCCACGGAACAGGACTGGCGCTTCACAAACAGGGAGCCGTCGCTCACCCCCTATGCCGTCAAGGACTATGAGAGGCTCCAGAAACAGCTGGAGCGCAACAAGGCGGGAGAAGAGATACCCTCCAAATACACGGACCTGGCCTATATCTCGAAAGTGGAGCGGAACTTCGAGAAGACCGACTACGAATATTACCTCAACAGGCACCCCCTGGGCACGGACGAACTCGGCAGGGATATCTGGGCGCGACTCATCTACGGCGCCCAGGTGGTCCTGGTGATCCTCCCCCTACCCGAAAACCTTCCGGACTGGTTCCCGGACTGGATCACGTGGATTCCGGGGGGGACGGCGCTGTGGGGCGTGTTCCTGTCGCTGTTGATCGGCTCCGCCCTGGGGCTTTTGGCGGGCTACCGGGGAGGGTGGGTCGATGAATTCGTCATGCGCATCCTGGATGCGATGATGTCCATCCCCCTCATTCTCCTCTACCTAATCATCATGGCGGCGTTGGGGGCCTCGGCGGTGAATGTGGTTCTGGCAATCGCAATCGTGGGCACCCCCGGCATCGCCCGGCTGGTCCGAAGCCTCGCCCTGGATATAAAGACCCGGGAGTACATTCGGGCCGCCCAGACCCGTGGGGAAAAATCCGCCTACGTCATGTTTCGTGAAATACTTCCCAACGCCCGGGGGCCCATCATCATCGACGCCATGCTCCGGGTCGGGTACGCCATCTTCGCTATGGGAACCCTGGGGTTTCTGGGGCTGGGGATGCCGCCCCCATCGCCGGACTGGGGGAGCATGGTCGCAAAGGGTCGTGATTTCATCCTGGCGGGAAGCCCCTGGCAATCGCTGTGGCCCGCCCTGGCCATCGCCCTCTTGGTGGTGGGGCTGAACTTGCTTGCCGATGGAATCAGGGAAGAGTCGCTGAAGTATCAGTAG
- a CDS encoding ABC transporter permease: MFAFIIRRFFTLLLTMVIVSIFVFAITEASPGNVARNVLGAFITQEQEDSFLKQMGLDKPAYVRYLFWLFGSDMWAESKVGMNLVSTETEDGFLEWWAVFELTDDGTLIRWHLEGDDLIAELKSPDGDVIEYTDNLRWEVGKDGISRFWGVDNRNSAVLWEKGSDIKVWTFVPGTGWMETTGGPAEYIPLMKGFVRGDPGISLRTGRPVANSLFVRLRNSLVLAGIAFIIVMPLALFLGLVAGVKEGSLRDRILSTGGIMFSVTPEFATGIFLILIMAAWLGLVPGATVFGEDAPWSRPDMLILPVLTLTLIELGYILRITRASMVDVMKSPYIRTAYLKGLPQGRVVMVHAVKNALIAPITVVMLHVNWLLGGIVIVEVVFGYPGLGKYLLDSALYKDVNALEAGALVMVMVAVGTQLVADVIYTFLNPRIRYD; encoded by the coding sequence ATGTTTGCGTTTATCATCAGACGCTTTTTCACGCTGCTGTTGACAATGGTCATCGTCTCCATCTTTGTTTTCGCCATTACCGAGGCGTCGCCGGGCAACGTGGCCCGAAACGTTCTGGGGGCGTTCATCACGCAGGAGCAGGAGGATTCATTCCTCAAGCAGATGGGCCTGGACAAGCCCGCGTACGTCCGGTACCTCTTCTGGCTGTTCGGCAGCGATATGTGGGCGGAATCGAAGGTGGGGATGAACCTGGTGAGCACCGAAACCGAGGACGGCTTCCTCGAATGGTGGGCGGTGTTCGAGCTGACCGACGACGGCACTCTGATCCGCTGGCACCTGGAAGGAGACGATCTCATCGCCGAGCTCAAATCACCCGATGGAGACGTCATCGAATACACCGATAACCTCCGGTGGGAAGTGGGAAAGGACGGCATCAGCCGATTCTGGGGGGTGGACAACAGGAACAGCGCGGTGCTGTGGGAAAAGGGCTCGGACATCAAGGTGTGGACCTTCGTTCCGGGCACCGGGTGGATGGAGACCACCGGCGGTCCCGCAGAATACATCCCGCTGATGAAGGGCTTTGTCCGGGGTGACCCGGGCATCTCGCTTCGAACCGGGCGTCCGGTGGCCAACAGTCTCTTTGTCCGCCTTCGCAACTCCCTGGTGCTTGCGGGCATCGCCTTTATCATCGTCATGCCCCTGGCGCTTTTTCTGGGCCTGGTGGCGGGCGTAAAGGAGGGATCTCTTCGGGATAGAATCCTCTCCACCGGCGGCATCATGTTTTCCGTCACGCCCGAATTTGCCACCGGTATCTTCCTGATACTCATCATGGCGGCCTGGTTGGGCCTCGTCCCCGGGGCCACGGTCTTTGGAGAAGACGCCCCCTGGAGTCGTCCGGACATGCTGATTCTCCCGGTGCTGACCCTGACCCTCATCGAGCTGGGCTATATTCTGCGCATCACCCGGGCAAGCATGGTGGATGTGATGAAATCCCCCTACATCCGCACCGCATACCTCAAGGGACTGCCCCAGGGACGAGTGGTGATGGTGCACGCGGTCAAGAACGCGCTGATCGCCCCGATCACCGTGGTGATGCTGCACGTCAACTGGCTGTTGGGGGGCATCGTCATCGTGGAGGTGGTGTTCGGATATCCGGGCCTGGGAAAATACCTTTTGGATTCGGCCCTCTACAAGGATGTGAACGCCCTGGAGGCGGGGGCGCTGGTCATGGTGATGGTGGCCGTGGGCACACAGCTTGTGGCTGACGTCATCTACACCTTTCTCAATCCGCGCATCCGATACGATTAG
- a CDS encoding ABC transporter substrate-binding protein — protein MEKKSFNPRIHELIDQFKAGKLSRREFVRYAALLGVSAAVAPSLIGCAPETGGPKTKPSELTRGGVLRVAAPVHKVTHPAQFTWAVPSNQMRQVGEYLTWTDGENITRPYLLENWEASEDLLTWTLNLRQGITFNNGDEFNADDVVFTMNEWLNKDVGSSLLGMVGAYLSPTGIEKVGDYQVILHLDQPEIGVPEHLFHYPALVLNHRTFEGDFIKAPHGTGPYTIETYSEGELCRLVRRTDYWQAGADGESLPYMDGMEFIDMGTEMSPQVAALQSGEIDMIDFSDSPRPDVYETLKDDERAKIIPASTAQVAVLRMRVDMDPWTDNNVRMALKLCQNREKILKLAYFDQGLLGQDFHVYPYHPEYCDKPIPEYDPEKAKALLEEAGYSDGLEINLAVGNGWPAMVRYAEILKEDAAPAGFNVNIVTMPNSQYWEKWTEVDLGITSWTHRPLGTMVLNLAYTVDDEGNPVPWNETRWSDEEFSELLTEANGTLDVDRRRKIFCELERIQWERGSVGISFWRNVWFVTGTQVMDVQAHPTLYMLFNEVWLQQEEAAEEV, from the coding sequence ATGGAAAAGAAGTCTTTCAATCCTCGTATCCACGAACTGATCGACCAGTTCAAGGCCGGGAAGCTCTCCCGCCGGGAATTTGTCAGATACGCGGCGCTCTTGGGCGTATCCGCTGCCGTGGCTCCGAGCCTGATCGGCTGCGCCCCGGAAACCGGCGGCCCCAAGACCAAGCCGTCCGAGCTGACCCGCGGCGGTGTCCTTCGTGTCGCCGCTCCGGTGCACAAGGTCACGCATCCCGCTCAGTTCACTTGGGCCGTTCCCAGCAACCAGATGCGCCAGGTGGGTGAATACCTGACCTGGACCGACGGCGAAAACATCACCCGTCCCTATCTCCTGGAAAACTGGGAGGCCAGCGAAGACCTGCTTACCTGGACCCTGAACCTGAGACAGGGCATCACATTCAACAACGGAGACGAGTTCAACGCCGACGACGTGGTCTTCACCATGAACGAGTGGCTGAACAAGGACGTGGGGTCGTCCCTCCTCGGTATGGTGGGGGCCTATCTCTCACCCACCGGCATTGAGAAGGTGGGCGACTACCAGGTGATCCTCCACTTGGATCAGCCCGAGATCGGCGTGCCGGAGCATCTGTTCCACTACCCGGCTCTGGTGCTGAACCACCGCACCTTCGAGGGCGACTTCATCAAGGCGCCCCACGGCACCGGTCCCTACACCATCGAGACGTACAGCGAAGGCGAGCTGTGCCGTCTAGTTCGAAGGACAGACTACTGGCAGGCGGGCGCGGACGGAGAGTCGCTCCCCTACATGGACGGCATGGAGTTCATCGACATGGGCACCGAGATGTCCCCACAGGTGGCGGCGCTCCAGTCCGGAGAGATCGACATGATCGACTTCTCCGACTCCCCCCGCCCCGACGTCTACGAGACCCTCAAGGACGACGAGCGGGCCAAGATCATCCCCGCCTCCACCGCCCAGGTTGCGGTGCTCAGGATGCGGGTCGACATGGATCCATGGACCGACAATAATGTCCGCATGGCCCTGAAGCTCTGCCAGAACAGGGAAAAAATCCTCAAACTGGCATATTTCGATCAGGGTCTTCTGGGACAGGACTTTCACGTCTATCCCTATCACCCCGAATACTGCGATAAGCCGATCCCGGAATACGATCCCGAAAAGGCCAAGGCGCTCCTGGAAGAGGCGGGATATTCAGACGGTCTTGAAATCAACCTGGCAGTGGGCAACGGCTGGCCGGCCATGGTCCGTTATGCGGAAATCCTCAAGGAAGACGCCGCCCCTGCGGGCTTCAACGTAAACATCGTCACCATGCCCAACAGCCAGTACTGGGAGAAGTGGACGGAAGTGGACCTGGGCATCACGTCCTGGACACATCGTCCCCTGGGCACCATGGTGCTGAACCTTGCCTACACCGTCGACGACGAGGGGAATCCCGTCCCCTGGAACGAGACCCGATGGAGCGACGAGGAATTCTCCGAACTGCTCACAGAAGCCAACGGCACCCTCGATGTCGATAGGCGCCGTAAGATTTTCTGTGAGCTCGAGCGCATCCAATGGGAGCGGGGATCAGTCGGCATCAGCTTCTGGAGAAACGTCTGGTTTGTGACGGGCACCCAGGTTATGGATGTCCAGGCCCACCCGACGCTCTACATGCTGTTTAACGAAGTATGGCTCCAGCAGGAAGAGGCCGCAGAAGAGGTGTAA